In a genomic window of Hippoglossus stenolepis isolate QCI-W04-F060 chromosome 15, HSTE1.2, whole genome shotgun sequence:
- the hmgb1a gene encoding high mobility group protein B1a: MGKDPTKPRGKMSSYAYFVQTCREEHKKKHPEASVNFSEFSKKCSERWKTMSAKEKGKFEDLARTDKARYEREMMSYVPVRGGGGKKKRFKDPNAPKRPPSAFFIFCADFRPKVKGETPGATIGDVAKRLGEMWNGTAAEDKQPYEKKAAKLKEKYEKDIAAYRAKGKPGSAAPGKAPAKAEKKVENDDDDDDEDDEEEEDDDDDDDE; encoded by the exons ATGGGGAAGGATCCAACCAAGCCGAGGGGGAAGATGTCCTCCTATGCATACTTTGTGCAGACCTGTCGGGAGGAGCACAAGAAGAAGCACCCTGAAGCTTCCGTTAACTTTTCCGAGTTCTCCAAGAAGTGCTCTGAGCGATGGAAG acaatGTCTGCCAAGGAGAAGGGCAAGTTTGAGGACCTGGCCCGAACGGACAAGGCCCGTtatgagagagagatgatgagcTATGTcccagtcagaggaggaggaggaaagaagaagaggttcAAGGACCCCAATGCCCCCAAGAGACCCCC ATCTGCCTTCTTCATCTTTTGCGCAGACTTCCGCCCTAAGGTGAAAGGTGAGACCCCTGGTGCTACCATTGGTGATGTTGCCAAGAGGCTGGGTGAGATGTGGAACGGCACCGCTGCAGAGGACAAGCAGCCCTACGAGAAGAAGGCTGCTAAACTGAAGGAGAAGTATGAGAAG GATATCGCTGCATACCGTGCTAAGGGCAAaccaggcagcgcagcgccagGAAAAGCCCCGGCCAAGGCTGAGAAGAAGgttgaaaatgatgatgatgatgatgatgaagatgacgaggaggaggaagacgatgatgatgatgatgacgagtAG